ACTTTAAGCTGGCTATGTCTCATTGCAACGTGTGCCCAAGCTCAAGATAACTATGTGGTAAGAACGGCTAATTCGGCATCGCCCACTACTAACAACACGTTGGTCGGACCTGATGCAGGGAATCTAACCATGACAGGAACTTCGAATTCTTTTATAGGAACTTCTACGGGTAAGAACAACACAACGGGTAGTTATAATTCGTTTGTAGGAGCTTGGGCGGGTTTGAATAACACGTCAGGTAACCGTAATTCGTTTTTAGGATACCATTCGGGCGTTAACAATACAACGGGTAGTAATAATTTTTTTGCAGGTTTTCAGGCAGGTTTTTTTAATACGACAGGCGATAATAATTCCTTTTTAGGGGCTTGGTCGGGTAATAACAATACCGTAGGCACTGGAAATTCTTTTGTCGGATACACTGCTGGGTACACTAACACGACAGGGTATGCTAATTCCTTTTTAGGTGTTTCTACTGGTTATGCCAATACTACAGGATATAATAACTCATTTGTAGGCTATAATGCAGGCTATGCCAATACAACAGGCTATCAAAATTCCTTTATCGGGTCTTATGCAGGCGCTTCTAATACCGGGGGGGCTTATAATTCCTTCATAGGCTCCTCTGCTGGGTTTTACAATACAAGTGGCTATTTTAATTCATTTTTCGGCTTCTCCGCAGGCAATGCCAATACAACAGGTTATCAGAATTCATTTTTGGGATCTCATGCAGGTAATTATAATACAATAGGCGATTCGAATTCCTTTGCAGGTTATCGGGCAGGTTATTCCAACACAACAGGTGATAATAATTCGTTTTTAGGAGCCTATGCTGGCAATTCCAACACAACGGGTAGTAATAATTCGTTTTTCGGTTACCGGGCTGGTCAGAACAATTCTACAGGTAGCAATAACATTATTATTGGCCCTCAATCAGGCACGGCTATTACAACCAGTGATGATAATGTACTTATGGGTTATAACGTCCAAGCGGGTGATGGGACCGGCGGGCATCACGTCATTATCGGTGGAGAAGCCGGGGCTGGACAGTGGGCAGGAGTGAGTAATACCCTGATTGGGCATCAGACCCGTGCCGAATCGGTAGCCTTGCACCATGCCACTGCTGTTGGGGCGGGAGCCACTGTACGGGTGAGTAATGCAGTAGTGCTGGGGAATGAAGCGAATGTGGGCATTGGTACCAGTTCGCCTACCGCCCGGCTACATATCCGTAGCCCTCATGAGCACGAATCAGGGATACGTCTGGAACAATTGACCAGTGAAAGTCCGGTTCAGGCAAGAACCGACAAGTTTCTGAGTGTTAATGAGCGAGGAGAGGTCGTGTTGGTTCACTATCGTTTACGGATTGATCACCCTAACGAATGGGCAGATCGGGTGTTTAGAGCTGATTATAAACTAATGCCTCTTTCGGAAGTGTTTAGTTATGTTCGGCAGTGGGGACATTTGCCCAGAGTCGTGTCCGCCGAGCAAGTAGCTAAAGAGGGGGTTGATTTAACGAAGTTAACAGCAATACTATTAGAGAAGATTGAAGAACTAACCTTGTATAGTATTGAGTTGGAGAAAGCTAATCAACGTCTACAACAGAAGCAACAGCAAGATTCACAGACTTTGGAGACTATTCGGCAGAAACAGGCAAAACTAGAGCAATTACTCAATCAGTTAGTGAAGAAATAGCTGATGAATAGTGAACTATATATAGGGTAGATAAATAGAAGTTATGGCTCTGTTTTTCGATATTGTTGCCGTAGACGAAAATCGATTGAAACCGTTGCCGTTGTAGCTAGCAAAAATGCAAGAGGGTTGAAAAATGCAAATTATGTAATATGAAGTGAAATTGAACTGATCTAGGTTGCCTATGCCCACCTTTACTACTATCCTGCAAAAATTCGGCGAGAAAGGCGATAAGACCCGCTGGACGTATATCGAAATACCCATCGCCGTTTCTGATGAACTGAAGCCCGGCCAGAAAACCAGCTTTCGGGTGAAAGGAACGCTGGACAGCTACCCGATCAAACAAATTGCGTTGTTACCCATGGGGAAAAGTGCTGCACGTCTGGATGGGCTGGAGGGTGGTTTTATGATGCCCATCAATGCATCCATGCGCCGGGGGATGGGGAAAGAAGACGAAGGGCAATCCATACGCGTAACCCTCGAAGTGGACACCGACCCCATACCGATCTCCGCTGACTTACTCGACTGCCTGGAAGATGATCCCGTCGCGAAAGCGCATTTTCAAACACTCAGCCGGAGCCATCAGACCTATTTCTCAAACTGGATTGACGATGCTAAAACCATCGAAACCCGAACCAAACGACTCACCCAGGCTATCACCGGACTCGCCATGAAACTGAATTTCGGTGAAATGATCCGGTATTTTAAACCGGGATTACGCTGATTTATAGATTTAAACAGATTTTGTAAAATTGCTTCCCAATAGGTGTGTTTTTGTCATCCCGAGGAACGAGGGATCTTCGGGTGAGCGCATTGAATAGCCAGTTCGCGAAGATCCCTCGTTCCTCGGGATGACAAAAACGCTATTGCAGCATAGTTTAAATAGGTTTAAAACCTGTTTCCATGAATCAGCGTAATCCCGGCCGCGCCGGCGGTCCGGTCAAACTAGTTAAACGGAATCGTCAGTTTTAGGCAGATATTTCGGCCCATGCCGTACATGCCCAGATGGCCGTTAGGCGATTGGGTGAAATACTCGAAATACTTCAATCGGCTCAGGTTCGACTGGTAGGCTGTATCGAACAGGTTGTTGATCTGAAATAGAAAGCGCAAAGCCGGTCGGTCGCGCCCAATGTGAATCTGGCTATCCAGGCCGAGGTTTACCAGCGTGTAGCCGTCTGTTGGCGTTTCAGTGTCGTTCAGGCCCAGGTATCGATCCTGGCGGGCATTGTGATCAACATCCGCTTTAACCGTAACATCAGATAACCACCCTCGTTTGATAGGCAATTGCTGACTGACACCTGTCGAAATGCGCAGGGGGGGAATAAACGGCAGGTACTCGCCCTGCACACCCGCATCCGTATAACGTGCCCCCCGGTTATAGCCGTAAACGACAGCAATGGTATTGTCGAACGTAAAGCCCTTCCAGGTAGTGGGGTGGAGGCTAAACTGGGTTTCGAAGCCGAAAAGCTGAGCCGACGACTGCTGGTATTGAAATGTTTTGTTGCCTGGTACAATCACAACGGGTTCGCCTTTATCATCCACCAGTTGGGCCAGCGAGATGTAGTTCAGAATGAAATTGTTAAAGACGCTGACGCCGAAGTTGACATCCGGGTACGTAGCGGTCAGGCCAATGTCTTCCTGAATACTAAACTCCGGCTGGAAGTTCCGGTTGCCAATGTACACGATGTGCGCACCGGGGTCCAGGCCGTTCGAGGCAATCTCGGTAATGCTGGGAGCACGATACCCTCGAGCAATATTGGCTTTCAGCGATAGGTTGTCCGAAAACTCATAGGTCAGGCCCAGGCTGGCCGAAATTCCGGTAAACGACTGTTTCAATTGAGGATATTGCAAGGTTGCCCCCGCTGTATCGGGAAGAGACACACGCTCATCGAACCCCGTTTTCGGATTGGTACGAACATAAAAATCATCACCCCTCAAACGTCGGTTATCGTAGCGAAGTCCCCCACTTAGGGTTAATTTATCAGCCTGCCATTTCAGAAAAACGAAGGTTCCGACATCGAACAGGTGATAGTCGGGAATGGGAAAGGCGGTTCCGTTCTTGTTTTTGTTGGCCTGATACATGCCGTTTACACCAAGCGTAGTGGCCAGGTGCCCAACGTTCGGCAGATTATAGCGCAAGCCATAGTTCAGTGTATTTAATCGCACGTATAAACTGGGCTGATCGACCTGAGTGGGGTGGCTGTATTCCCGGCGAACGTTCTGCTGGAAAGCCAGTAAAGCATCAATCTCACCATTGCCAATCTGGTAGTGGTTGTTGGTATGCAGCCGATAATGCTGAATGTGCTGATGCAACGGGCTGAGGTGATACGAGGTTAACTCGCTGGCCGGAACAATCGGGCGGTGCTGAATGTCGTCCTGGTCGGATTCAAAAACCTGTTTGGTAAACTGACGTGTCAGCGAATCGCGGCTACCATCGGGTATGCCCTGTAGATTGTCGTATAGCGAGGCTCCAAAGCGTGAGTAGCCCTGATGCCCTGAATAGCCTACCATGGTTGTCAGCGTGCGTTCTGAAAAGCCCGTATTGTACACTCGTCCGTCGATTTTATTCTGATAATTGGTAGCCGCCCGGATAGATCCCCGGAAATTCCAGGCCCAGCGTGAACCACCCGACGCCAGACTGATCGATTCGCCGAGGAGCCGATTATTGGATTGGTATTCGGTTACAAAGCCGACCTTGAGCTTGCCCTCCGTATCTTTGGGATACACCGGCATCATACTCACTACTCCGGCCAGCGCATCGGAACCGTACATGAGGCTGGCTGGGCCTTTGATCACTTCCGCCCGTTCGATGTTGTAGTTATCGACTTCAATACCGTGTTCATCACCCCATTGCTGGCCTTCCTGTCGAACGCCATCGTAGAGCGTGAGCACCCGGTTGTAGCCTAGCCCCCTGATGAATGGCTTGGAGATATTAGGCCCCGTTTTGACGGCATTCAGACCAGGTGCATTTTTGACCAGTACATCGATGATATTGCTACTGGCCGTGCCTTCGATAGCCCGGTGGGAAATAGCCAGAATGGCCACTGGGTTTTGTCGAAGCAGCGTACCACGCGTTACGCCCGTTACCACCACTTCGTTCAACGCATTGACAACGGATACTAGTGTGGAGGTATACATGTCGGTTCCAGGCGTAACCGAAATGGTGTCTGACTTGAAGCCTACGCACGAAATGATAAGTTTGTGCACCAGCGTATCGGCCTTAATAGACAGCGAAAACTGACCACGAGCATCCGTAATGGCCCCTTTGCTTTGTCCAACCAGCGTTATGTTGCCGAACGGAATTGGTTTATGGTTATCGGCATCGGTAACGGAGCCACGAATCAGGCGAGTGGGCGTGGGTTGCGCGTAAAGTAGTCCCTGGGTTAGCCCGAGGAGTAATAATAGGAAACATGCTTTCATTCAGGATAGGATCGTTTGGTTGAGTAATTCAGCCTTACTCCTGACCAACCATAGCGTAAACGGCAAAACGAACGTATCGAATCGATACCGTCTGTCAACGTCTAGCGTTCCTTAGTGGTAGCAGGGAGCGAATAGGCCAGTAAAACACACAGCAACGCACTGATGTATAGATCAATAGCGGCTATGAATCAGGAAATTACCGAACGACGGGAGGGCCTCGATGCGAGAAACAATAGAAAAGCGAATACGCATGGAACGGTCGGCTCGTAAGCAGAAAAGTCGAGTACAGATGCGTTCGCAGAAGAAACAGAAAGACAAAGAAACTGCTGATGACTATAGGCAGATTGGCCGCCAGATCGAGCAGTAAAATCTCCTGAGCCGTATGCGTGTTGGGCAGTATCGGGCCTTTGCCAAATGGCCAGTAAGGGTGAGCGTGAACAATCAGCCGACCATCGTTCAGTCGGTGCGCGTGGCGAAACACAACGCCGTTGAGCCACATGGCCAGAAACAGGCCAAGCAGTATACGGGCGATGTGCAACCGATGCGTATGGAGCCGATTGAGCATTAACTACTGGTAATCAGTGTGTCCAGAACAAATATACAAGCGCTTTGTCAATAAGGTTTAGACTCGCCTAAAAAAACTGGTTTATGTTGATTAAATTGAATTTAAACCTTGAAAATTACTACTTCCGGCGAATTTAGACAGGTAACTCTGCTGAGCGTCCCCAGTGTTGTAACTCATCTGCCGACCATAGTGATGGGAAGAATGTGCGTTTCTGTTGAACAGGGGGCAGGTAGGTTTGCCAGTTGGTGCCACCCGTTGCTTTGATATCTTCCGGCTCTTTATGCAGATACTGCACCGCTGACCGAAGGTGGGCCAGCTTCCAGCGAATATTTACCCGCCAGTCGTACTCCCGAAGAACATTGACCAATTCGGTCGAAGCCTGACCGGATGACACCAGGTGAAGAAATCGATGATTCAGGTTTTTGGCTTCGTAATCTTCGGCTAGTCGGATCAGGCTGGCTTTGTAGTGCTGGTCAAACTGCCGGAGTGTCAGCGTTTTTTGCTGCGTAGCCAGTTCGGTGGCACCGAGTTTCCAATATAAATACTCATACAGGTCGCTCACGTAAGCCGGATATTCGGGAGCCGATATCAATAAATTCCGAAAGTCAGTTGAAACGATTTCAATTTCGCGAAACTGCACCGACTGGAATCCGCTGGACGGAAGCAGTGCCATCCGAAATTTCAGAAACTGTTCGCGCTCCATGCCCATAATCATCACCTCAAATGACTCTTCAAGCAACTTGAAATACCGATTGACGCGCTGCATGCGGGCAGTGAAGAAGCTAGTCGTTAAGGGCTCGGCATGGGCAATCTGGGCGATTTCGTGCCGGACTAGCTTGAAGTATAATTCCGTAATTTGATGATAGGTAACAAAAATCAACTCGTCGGGATAAGCCGTTTTAGGATTCTGTAACGACAGCAGGGTTTCGAGATGAATATAATCCCAGTAGGTCAGGTAGTCGGCTTGTAGTAACCCTTCGAGGTAGGAGGTCATATCCTGCCCCATAGCCGCAAACTTCTGTTCGAGCTGGGCGAGTTGATGGCTGAGCGATTCGGTCATAAGCGTCGGTTGATGAATTGGCTGTAAAGGTCGTAAGCAATCACTTCTTTGCGAACTTTGCGTTCGCCTTTACGCACGTTGCGTTTGGTAAACCACTATGAACGTAGAAAACAAAACCATCATTATTTCCGGAGCGTCGCGGGGCATTGGCCGGGCCACGGCTCTATTACTGGCTCAACACGGTGCCAACGTGGTTGTAACGGCCCGAAACGCCGACGAACTGGCCGAATTGGAAAAACAGGCTACCGAGGGTCATGTTCGGGGCCGTATCGTAGCCGTTCCCGGCGATGTGTCGAACGAAGCGGACATGGCGGCTGTCGTAAAAACGGCCATCGACCAGTTTCAGCACATCGACGTGGTGATTAACAATGCAGGCTATGGCGTTTTCAAAAATGTTGATGAACTCACCGCCACTGAATGGGACGACCTGATGGCGACCAACGTAAAAGGAACCTTTCTGCTCACTAAAGCTGCTCTGCCGTATCTGAAGGCGCAAGGCTCTGGCCATATCGTAGTAGTAGCCTCCGACGTAGCCAAGCGGACGTTTGCCGGTGGATCGCTCTACACCGCTAGTAAGTACGCACAGGAAGCATTTACAGGCGCGTTGCGGAAAGAAGTCCGGTCGTTTGGTATTAAAGTAACGGGTGTATATTCGGGGCTGGTCGATTCGCATTTTCACGCCAAAGGGCACGGTCACGAAACCTCTCAGACCTGGCTCAAAAACGAAGATATGGCCGAGTCGATGCTGTTCATCGTCAGCCGCCCAGCGCATGTGGTTGTGGATGAATTCATGATTCACCCGTTGTCGCAGGAGTATTAAAAAAGGCGAGAAGAGTATAAATTGGCTGTAGTCCTAACCACTGCCAATTTATACTCCTTTTCGTCCTCTATAATGTATACTTCAAAGCCAAATTTACAATCCGCCCTTCGAGGGGTGCCCAGATGGGCCGGAAACTTGGTTGATTGACGGGACCGGTCACGACGGTTTCATAATTAGCCTGTTTGATGTTGAACAGGTTTTCGGCGTTCAGCACTAGCCGCCAATGGTCGTTGTAGTGGTATTCGGCAGCACCGGCGAAGAACCAGTAATTTCGTACCTTCTCGTTGTTGTAGAGGTATTGCGTACCGACGTAGCTGCTCTCAATGCCGAATCGGAAGTGTTCATTCTCCCAGGCAACGGTGGTCGAAAATTTATCCTGAGGAGCCAGCGGCAGATATGTGTTGTCAGTGGCCCCGTCGCGCCGGGCGAGGGTGTGATTATAGCCAAAATAGAGTTCATAAGCCTTGTATTCGAGCCGGACATAGGTGTCGGTGCCCAGGCTGAACAGGTTGTACGGGGCATTGATCAATTGCGTATAGGCTCCCAGGTTACTGGATACGCTGGCAAAGGCCGATACCACCGGCGAGTTGACGTAAGTGTAATAGAATGCCTGATCGACCTGTATTGAAAAGCCACTTTCGAAGGTTTTTGAGTATGCAATATCGATGTTCGTTCCAACGGATTTCTCCGCTTTTACAGCGTTTATATCAATGGGCAGCAGTCGCGGGAAAATCAAACTGACGCCCAACTGACCCGGTGTTTGATTGACAAACAGATTCGGTGTTTTATAGCCTGTTCCAACACTTAGCCGCACAGTCCACGGATCAGATGGTTTGATTTTTACCGATAACCGGGGAAGCACGAAATTGCCAAACGTGTTGTGATGGTCGAAACGCAAACCTGCCTGTAACGCTACCTTGTCCGATACCTGATAATCGTCCTGAACAAAGGCGCCAACGGTATTGTAGGTGTAATCGACCAGTCGGGTGCTGTCTGGGTTCTTTCGGAAAGCTTCGACTGTGAGGTTAGCCCCCATAATCAACTGATTCTTGCCAAAATGGACCAGATCATTCGCTTCCAGGTAAACCGACGATTGCTTCCCATCCGACAGCTTTTGGTAGTCGGTATTTTGCCGATGGAAGGTGCTCAACGCGCCCTTGACCGTCAGTGAATTAGTTTCGGATGTATTGTGGCTGGCATCAAAATCAACGGTATGGCGTTGCAGGTCGGTAAGGTTCTTATACGCATTGGGCTGAGCTCCTTCCAGTGCAGGCAGGTACCCACCTTCGCGGTGTTCGGTGGTGAACGTATAGCCAACATTCAGCCGGGTATGATCAGACGGGTTCCAGAAGAATTTGGGGTGAAAGTTGAATTGTTTGATCTGGGGACTATCGGTGTAGCCATCGCCGGTTACGTCGACAGCCTGTTGGTTGGTGTAACCCGTAAAAAGAGTGAGGCCAGTTTTGCCGTACCGTTGCGAATAGTACGCATTCAGGTTCGTTTCTTTCAGATTTGATCGGTTAAGCAGGGCCGTAAATTCGGGTGTTTCGGATGTTGGTGATTTCGACACGATATTGATCATGCCGCCAATAGCCCCGCCACCGTACAGCGTTGACACAGAGCCTTTCACTACTTCAATCTGTTTGAGGTCGAGGGGGGGATCTGCAATACCCCCAGATTACCCGAAAAGCCTTCGTAAAGCGGGAGTCCATCACGCAGAATCTGGGTGTACTTCGGGTCAAGACCCTGCATCCGAATGGCCTGGTTGCCGTTTACGGCTGAAGTTCGCTGAACGTGAATGATCGAAATGTCGCCTAGAATGCTACTGACGTTTCCCGGTACAACGGCACTCTCTTCGTCCATATCTTCCTGCCCCAGCACTTCTACCTTAATGGGTAAATCTTCAATGCGTGAGTTGGTGCGGGTTGAGGTAACGGTTACTTCATCAAGGGATTCTTCTTCGCTGTGCAATTGAAAAACCAACGTATCGCCCCCCATTGAGATGGGAAAGGTTTTGGTTGCATAGCCAACGGCACTGACCGTAAGGGCGGTAGCACTGGTCGGGAGTGTGGGCATAGCGGCAAAGCCATGTGCATCGGTAACGGTACCTACCACAGGTTTGATGGCCGTTGGGGTTCGAATGGTAGCCGCAATAACGGGTTCGTGAGTCAGGCTATCTTCGACCCGGATAATTCGCTGACTGAAAGCGGGCAGTATAGCTAGTAGCCCAACTAAAAACAGGATGAGTTTCTTCATGATTGGCTGTATTTCCGGCAAGTTTCGGAAGCAATTATGAAGAGAATTTGAAGAAACTGAGGAACAGACTAGGCGTATAGATGCTGTGCCAGCCAGATGACCATATGGGCAAAGGGAACCAGCAGAAACTGGGCTAATATGGTTCCGACTAAACGGGCCAGTAAAACCTGAATAATATACCGGCGGAAATAGCCAGTGCTGTGTTGTCCAGCCGTTACTTCATCGGCCAGGAGCGCAATGTCTGGGTCGACAAAAAGTACCATAATAATGGTGGCAATTCCATTGATGAGGCCCGACATAGAAGCCGCCGTTGCCCGTAGGTCGGGATTGATATAACCCGCATATAGTGTCGCCAGAACACCTACGGTGATAATGGCGTTGGCCAACGCATTCAGCACAAGTATGCGTATCGGAACATTGGGTTTTTGCCGAATGGCCTGCCAGTTGGCAGAGTCGGGCCATTTCAGATGTTGAGGAAGTGTTCGAACCGTTGATAGGGATAGACTACGAACGATTAGTTTGCTGAATGAACGATGGTGGTAGTAGGTCTCGACCAGTCGCGTCATCAGTCTCTGAAACGATGGAAATATTAGGGCACCCGTTGCCGTTGCCAGTGTGGTAAAGGCAAGTATCCACCGAAAATCCGCAATCTGGTCGAAGCGGCCCGACTGAATGTTTAACTCAACTGTTTTAGCCAGCAGTGGAGCCTGTAATGTATTGGCCAACCGGGAAAAGAGGGCCATGATATTGAATAGGGAGAAGGATACCGCCCAACGCAACGTTTGAAGCCCTACCACCCGAACGCTTAACGACAGAGTAGCGACCAGATGAATCACGAACGTGAATAAGGCAACTAGTAAAATTTGGGAACTCATGGATTAGAAGACAGGTCTCGTTTGGCCCAGTCGAGTCGGAACCGCACCTGCCGATATATCCAGCGGCTCATTGAAAGGTCTGACTTGCCTTGGCGAAACAGACGATAGGCCAGCCAGTTTTTTCGAAAATACCAAATCGTTTTAACAATGTTGTTCGATGTGCGTTTTCTTACCAAAGAAAAATAAGTCTTCTCGGCAATACTCGGTGGCATTTTTTTTAACCGTACCCCGACATCTGAGGGCAGGGTTAGACGGAATTCACTCTCGAGTAAGCTCAACGCCTGCTGAATAGGGTACTTAACATTGTATTGCTCAGCCAGGTCGAGTAAGGCGTGCCAGTCGATGGAGAGGTTTGGCTTGGTATAGATTACATAACTATCAGCAATCCAGCGAATGGCAGGTTTTTCACTCCAATCGTAGCCATGCACCAGATTATGAAAGAGTTGGTGAGTTGGCGATAGAGCATGGGTAAACTGATTATTGATCAGTTTGAGTGGCTGACGAGCTTGCCAGAAAGGAATATCGGCGTTAGCGTATGCATGCTGATACAGCAGATTCCAGTGCAGATCGACATCCACATTGTTGGCATCCCACAGGTGCATGGCATGAAGGACATGCCGATGCTTGGCCTCAAATAGACTTGATTTCAGTGAGAGGGGAGGGGCTTGAAGAGCTTGCAACGCCTGATCGGTTTTTGCAGTAGGGACCAGCACATCCAGGTCGTACATCAGCCGAACGCCCATGTCTTCGTAATAGAGCAGTGAAAGCGGAATGCCTTTGAGAGCAATGGTGTCAATACTATTCTGATGCAGAACGTCGATCACCTGGCTCATTTTGAGCAAAAACCGTTGATTGCTCATCCAAGTGTATCGGTAAATACCCCGCAGGTGTGCTACAAGTGGATCGCCAGACTTTTCAAGGTTACGATAAACGAGGGGCATCAGTCGTTGTGAGTCGCCATCGAGCGGATCGAACAGGCTGGGCAACAAATTGATATTAGTAGGAATAAACTGATCCAGCCCGCGTTCTTTTTTCCATTGTTGCCAAAAGGAAAGCGCTTCTTGGGCTGGAAAAAGGGCAGCTTTCAGCAAAAGAATCTGTTCAGGCTGAATAGCAAATTTAGGGCTGTTGACTGCCATAGGGAGTGGACGAATGGCTTGCACGTCGATCAAGGGCGGCTTTCAGGATGTGAACAAATTCTTTCTGGTACTGCTGCTGTGAGGCTAGCCCACTCCGGTGTAATCGGCGGAATGTTACTGTATCGGGGAGCATGATGTATGGCAAACCGGCTTCTTTGGCACGCATAAACCAGTCGATGAAATCGCCAGTATGGTATACGGTACTAAAAAGACCCGTTTTCTGAAAAGCGTTCCGGCGAATCAGCATTGTTTGTTTCAGCCAGCCCGGTTGTGGCTCCGACGGACAGTGAATACCTGCCTGAACCGCTAAAGGAAGATCGGGGCTAATAAACTGCCGAACATAGCCAAAGCAGGCATCTACTGACGGGTTCGTTTGCAGGCAGGTAACCTGCTGTTGTAATTTATAGGGTAGCCAGACATCATCGGCATCCAGAAACGCAATCAGATCACCTTCAGCCAGGTCGATGGCTTCATTCAGGGTGGCGGCTACCCCCCGGTTTTCGCGCGTTTGCAATTGAATCAATCTATGCTGGGCATACGGCATCAGCTTATCCAGCGATTGATCCGTAGAGCCGTCGTTGATCACAATGATCTGTTGTGGCTGATACGTCTGCGCCAAAACCGATTCGATACATTCCGTGATGTAGGGTTCCGCATTATACACAGGAATCACCACACTGACAGACAGGCTCATAGCTCGTTAGGGTTCATAGGTTGCCGGAAATCAGAAAACTGCGGTAGGGTCTGAACGCCCGTTTCGCTTCGGCGTCGGTCGAGCGAGTATTTGATCGCCTTGAGCAGCGTACGTTTAACCAGATCCTGGTCGCGGGTGTAGTTGGCACTGTGATGGCGATAATACAGCATGATATCGTCGGTAGTGCGCATATGGACCCCCTGCTCTTTGGCCCGGTTATACCAGTCCAGATCTTCCCCAATTTTCAACTCCTCATTGAACAGGCCAATGCGCCGGAATACGTCCGTTCGAAACAAACCGGCTCCGAGCAGTATATTCCAGACGGTCTGGGTCTGGTCGGGGAAGTGGAAGCGTTCGGGATTCGATCCATCCAGAAAAACGTACTGGGTTTTTCCAAAAACGACATCCAGCGATGGGTCTTCCTCAAATAGGGCCAACTGACGTTTTAGTTTATAGTCCGGGTACAGATCGTCGTTGTCGAGGAAGGTAACGAACTGCCCGCTTACAAACGAGAACGCTTTATTGCGGGCAGCCGCAGGCCCTTGGTTCTCCTGTCGGACGTAGCGTATTCTCGAGTCGAAGGACTGGATAATCTCGGCCGACCGGTCAGTAGAGCCATCGTCGACGCAAACTAC
This window of the Spirosoma aerolatum genome carries:
- a CDS encoding glycosyltransferase family 2 protein, yielding MSLSVSVVIPVYNAEPYITECIESVLAQTYQPQQIIVINDGSTDQSLDKLMPYAQHRLIQLQTRENRGVAATLNEAIDLAEGDLIAFLDADDVWLPYKLQQQVTCLQTNPSVDACFGYVRQFISPDLPLAVQAGIHCPSEPQPGWLKQTMLIRRNAFQKTGLFSTVYHTGDFIDWFMRAKEAGLPYIMLPDTVTFRRLHRSGLASQQQYQKEFVHILKAALDRRASHSSTPYGSQQP
- a CDS encoding nucleotidyltransferase domain-containing protein; this translates as MAVNSPKFAIQPEQILLLKAALFPAQEALSFWQQWKKERGLDQFIPTNINLLPSLFDPLDGDSQRLMPLVYRNLEKSGDPLVAHLRGIYRYTWMSNQRFLLKMSQVIDVLHQNSIDTIALKGIPLSLLYYEDMGVRLMYDLDVLVPTAKTDQALQALQAPPLSLKSSLFEAKHRHVLHAMHLWDANNVDVDLHWNLLYQHAYANADIPFWQARQPLKLINNQFTHALSPTHQLFHNLVHGYDWSEKPAIRWIADSYVIYTKPNLSIDWHALLDLAEQYNVKYPIQQALSLLESEFRLTLPSDVGVRLKKMPPSIAEKTYFSLVRKRTSNNIVKTIWYFRKNWLAYRLFRQGKSDLSMSRWIYRQVRFRLDWAKRDLSSNP
- a CDS encoding glycosyltransferase family 2 protein, whose translation is MQKPLVSVIMPVYNAERFVAEAIESVLKQALDAVEVVCVDDGSTDRSAEIIQSFDSRIRYVRQENQGPAAARNKAFSFVSGQFVTFLDNDDLYPDYKLKRQLALFEEDPSLDVVFGKTQYVFLDGSNPERFHFPDQTQTVWNILLGAGLFRTDVFRRIGLFNEELKIGEDLDWYNRAKEQGVHMRTTDDIMLYYRHHSANYTRDQDLVKRTLLKAIKYSLDRRRSETGVQTLPQFSDFRQPMNPNEL